TAAGGCTCACGCGGATGCCTCCGCTCAAAATGAGGATGATCCCGAGACAGGCGGAACTGTTGCTGCTAACAATTTGGTCTTTATTAAAGTGCTTGATCATCGCGCGTTGCGAAACTAACGCTTTTTCTTCAAGCGAAAGATTTCCCCAAAACGGAATTTTCTTGACAATTTGACTAATCGGTTCGACCATAAAGCGCTCCCTCTAGAGGGAATATATAAAAATCTCCCCTTTCGGGGAGCGTAGAAATTATATCATTTTGACGATTTGGTCTTTCGGGCGGACGCCAACTGCGGAGTTTGTGACTTTGCCGTCTTTCATGACCACGAGCAGCGGGATGCTAGACACGCGGAACATGGCGGCGAGATCACCTTCTTCATCGACGTTGACCTTGCAGACCTTGACTTTGTCCTTGTATTCCTCGGCAATTTCCGAGATGGTGGGCGAGAGCATGCGGCATGGGCCGCACCATTGAGCCCAGAAATCAATCAGAACGGGCTTGTCGGATTTGAGGACTTCTTGTTCAAAGTTTTCTCTAGTGATGTTTAATTCAGCCATTGTTTTACCTTTCCTTTTTTTGTTTTATTTTAAACTCTTTTCTGGGGAGTTTTCCCCTCTTTACACCTATATTTTAGATAATCACAAG
This genomic window from Fibrobacter sp. UWB2 contains:
- the trxA gene encoding thioredoxin; translated protein: MAELNITRENFEQEVLKSDKPVLIDFWAQWCGPCRMLSPTISEIAEEYKDKVKVCKVNVDEEGDLAAMFRVSSIPLLVVMKDGKVTNSAVGVRPKDQIVKMI